In Stieleria varia, one genomic interval encodes:
- a CDS encoding PT domain-containing protein — protein sequence MSESFSPSDPATLATDNHVGASAPGDQFLRRVRQSATTVLGDSQTGREVLELCDEHAEARKMILQDRSAGATVIAVVGATGQGKSWLIQQLVRRSPIAASIQSGNNLDQATEKLVWIGPRAPADLDSRHERFLHCDSGSMEPIGVPYLIVDAPGATDDRRGIVAVASRALSLASVLLLVVRRDQIRAETVSAIAHASEGTIVVPVINAIRQHDSQLSADVDSLAAQLRHAAPASVVVNPILVDDFQLASRDEESVGSDAARRIAIALQMQLGNSWEGDRRKSTRLAALDGRFRAALSNLLEGQLPGLTHAVGRLNAEATKLPGEVAETLIGTSGPMRAAIRSRLRLSLLGQTAALWFPYRTQLGLLNLTHGAWDRVLLSLSGSLPSLVSTVWSSTKQLTSDRNANDEMRDGLQRRGKAAVTDRLGPLAARFREELLMLQNRGGQVVRSSEAPAVSQLAYLSGIDALQEASQEIFDSETDRVAISRGGAVFAALLGTLVFWSIMAGPIVSLYREYFEASYATLTGSGATLETFPKPEFALILTSLILSILPTAVIAMFAISSAQSSGRVRKAEESIRRRHHESIEHLQRNGVLQLRWDDPLLADAEFLVSAGTENQPLPDQPTDQPTDQPTDQPTDQPTERT from the coding sequence GTGTCCGAATCATTTTCGCCCTCTGATCCCGCCACGCTGGCCACCGACAATCATGTCGGTGCGTCGGCGCCGGGCGACCAGTTCTTGCGACGCGTGCGTCAATCCGCGACGACGGTACTGGGTGACAGCCAGACGGGTCGCGAAGTCCTGGAGTTGTGCGACGAGCACGCCGAGGCGCGGAAGATGATTTTGCAGGATCGCAGTGCCGGCGCAACGGTGATCGCGGTCGTCGGCGCGACCGGCCAAGGAAAATCTTGGTTGATTCAGCAACTCGTTCGCCGATCACCCATCGCCGCGTCCATTCAAAGCGGCAACAACTTGGATCAGGCCACAGAAAAACTGGTTTGGATCGGCCCGCGTGCCCCCGCCGATTTGGACTCGCGGCACGAACGGTTCCTGCACTGCGACAGCGGTTCGATGGAGCCGATCGGCGTACCGTACTTGATCGTGGACGCTCCGGGGGCGACGGACGATCGACGCGGTATCGTCGCTGTTGCCTCTCGCGCGCTGTCGCTGGCGTCGGTTTTATTGCTGGTCGTCCGTCGCGATCAAATCCGTGCCGAGACCGTCAGTGCCATCGCCCATGCCAGCGAAGGCACGATCGTTGTGCCGGTGATCAACGCGATCCGACAACATGATTCGCAACTCTCCGCCGACGTTGATTCGTTGGCGGCTCAGTTGCGGCATGCGGCACCGGCCAGTGTCGTGGTCAACCCGATCTTGGTCGACGACTTTCAGCTCGCGTCGCGTGACGAAGAATCCGTTGGTTCGGACGCCGCGCGACGGATCGCCATCGCGTTACAGATGCAACTGGGGAATTCTTGGGAAGGAGACCGGCGAAAGAGCACTCGACTGGCGGCACTGGACGGACGTTTTCGCGCGGCGCTGAGCAACTTACTGGAAGGCCAATTGCCCGGTTTGACGCATGCGGTGGGGCGACTCAACGCCGAGGCGACCAAGTTGCCCGGCGAAGTCGCTGAAACGTTGATCGGTACCAGCGGCCCCATGCGTGCCGCGATCCGATCACGCCTGCGACTTTCCCTGCTCGGTCAAACCGCCGCCCTCTGGTTCCCCTATCGTACGCAACTCGGGCTGCTGAACCTGACGCACGGCGCGTGGGACCGTGTGCTGCTGTCACTCTCGGGATCATTGCCGTCGCTGGTCAGTACGGTTTGGAGCAGCACCAAACAGTTGACGTCCGATCGAAATGCCAACGATGAAATGAGAGACGGATTGCAGCGACGCGGCAAGGCAGCCGTGACCGATCGTCTTGGACCGCTGGCGGCACGATTTCGCGAAGAACTGTTGATGCTGCAAAATCGCGGCGGCCAGGTTGTACGCTCCAGCGAAGCCCCGGCGGTCTCTCAGTTGGCTTACTTGTCAGGCATCGATGCGTTGCAAGAGGCATCACAAGAGATCTTTGACAGCGAAACCGATCGCGTCGCCATTTCACGAGGCGGAGCGGTATTCGCCGCTCTGTTGGGAACGCTGGTGTTCTGGTCGATCATGGCGGGGCCGATCGTTTCCTTGTACCGAGAATACTTCGAAGCCAGCTATGCCACCCTGACGGGATCGGGCGCGACGTTGGAAACGTTTCCCAAACCCGAGTTCGCGCTCATCCTGACCAGCCTGATCCTGTCGATCTTGCCGACCGCCGTGATCGCCATGTTTGCGATTTCATCGGCGCAGTCCTCTGGACGAGTCCGCAAGGCGGAGGAAAGCATTCGACGACGTCATCACGAATCCATCGAGCATCTGCAACGCAACGGCGTCCTGCAACTGCGTTGGGATGACCCGCTGCTGGCCGATGCCGAGTTTCTGGTTTCCGCCGGGACAGAGAATCAACCATTGCCAGATCAACCGACGGATCAACCGACGGATCAACCGACGGATCAACCGACGGATCAACCGACGGAGCGAACATGA